One window of the Parasphingopyxis algicola genome contains the following:
- a CDS encoding VOC family protein encodes MTILGIRFCTVKPEQEARDIAAFLGPKGWGFAERSMGADHSEGFQGAVFPAGEASWTEIWAASEHMPETTMLHVIVDDADAYAEKAKANGVTVNGPMDMHGERIYFSEAPGGLQIAVLSKLPA; translated from the coding sequence ATGACGATACTCGGCATCCGGTTCTGCACCGTCAAACCCGAACAGGAAGCACGCGATATCGCCGCCTTTCTCGGACCTAAGGGATGGGGTTTCGCCGAGCGCAGCATGGGCGCGGATCATAGCGAGGGCTTTCAGGGTGCCGTCTTTCCAGCGGGCGAAGCCAGCTGGACCGAAATCTGGGCAGCAAGCGAACATATGCCCGAAACCACGATGCTGCATGTGATCGTCGACGATGCGGACGCCTATGCCGAAAAGGCCAAGGCGAACGGCGTCACGGTGAACGGCCCGATGGATATGCATGGCGAGCGCATCTATTTCAGCGAAGCGCCCGGCGGGTTGCAGATTGCGGTGCTGTCCAAGCTGCCGGCTTAG